The following proteins are co-located in the Candidatus Desulfofervidus auxilii genome:
- a CDS encoding type II secretion system F family protein: MPIFVYQAIDNNGQIFKGSVNLENEQALYQWLKSQGLTLVNVRKKYFSFLFKERIKQEILIEFSRQMYYILHTGIPILQGLTELKQMIKNHTFKEILETIILNIQAGQSLSEALSHYPHLFPPFYTAVIKAGEASGNLDKSFWELTTYLEWMNDLKNKIKQAFIYPAIVSILILIALIIFITFVIPKLVKFLKELNMPLPLPTKLLILFNNLIVHYWFLFLGIILAFIVFIFISRYSERMLFLWDKYKLKLPYLGSLFLNLAMVRLLKYLGMLYRAGIQIYETFDIVKEIVDNKFFAQKIKKIKQFLAEGEPFSEAIALAGDFPPLIIRGVKVGESTGKLDETFEELVRCFNNELNRDVKKVTSILEPILLILVAIMILTIVIAVLWPIYNMLSNIK, encoded by the coding sequence ATGCCAATTTTTGTTTATCAAGCAATTGATAATAATGGACAGATTTTTAAGGGTTCAGTTAATTTAGAAAATGAGCAGGCTCTTTATCAATGGTTGAAAAGTCAAGGATTAACTTTAGTTAATGTTAGAAAAAAATATTTTTCCTTTCTTTTTAAAGAAAGGATAAAACAAGAAATATTAATAGAGTTTTCAAGACAAATGTATTATATCCTTCACACAGGCATCCCCATTTTGCAAGGTTTGACAGAGCTTAAACAGATGATAAAAAACCATACATTTAAAGAAATTCTTGAAACCATTATTTTAAATATTCAAGCAGGTCAATCTCTTTCTGAAGCCCTTTCTCATTATCCTCATCTTTTTCCACCATTTTATACTGCTGTTATTAAAGCAGGAGAAGCTTCAGGTAATTTGGATAAATCCTTTTGGGAACTAACTACTTATCTTGAATGGATGAATGACTTAAAAAATAAAATTAAACAGGCATTTATTTATCCTGCTATTGTTTCAATCTTAATTTTAATTGCTCTTATAATTTTTATTACTTTTGTTATTCCCAAATTAGTTAAGTTTTTAAAAGAACTTAATATGCCACTCCCCTTACCTACAAAGTTACTTATCTTGTTTAATAACCTTATAGTTCATTATTGGTTTTTATTTTTAGGTATTATTTTAGCTTTTATAGTCTTTATTTTCATCTCTCGCTATTCAGAAAGGATGTTGTTTTTATGGGATAAATATAAATTAAAATTACCTTATTTAGGTTCTCTTTTTCTTAATCTAGCTATGGTTAGATTACTTAAATATTTGGGGATGCTTTATCGTGCTGGCATTCAGATTTATGAAACATTTGATATTGTTAAAGAAATAGTTGATAATAAATTTTTTGCTCAGAAAATAAAAAAAATTAAACAATTTTTAGCAGAAGGTGAACCTTTCTCTGAAGCTATAGCATTAGCAGGTGATTTCCCACCATTGATCATAAGAGGTGTAAAAGTAGGTGAGAGTACGGGAAAACTTGATGAAACTTTTGAAGAACTTGTGAGATGTTTTAACAATGAGTTAAATAGAGATG
- a CDS encoding divergent polysaccharide deacetylase family protein: MTKAKKRRSKTRKKKKKENFEKFFQLLTLSFILIGIIFGGFVFYKKIYKPSKIPSQTELEEAIFAINQFISHFFLKLKLEEDQWEETIVYKHLKGIKYPFIEIKVKKTKDISWLYLKENFISLCKQKYISLRFNDFSQKKCEIYIAYKDIITHHLTFYSPKKKPLLAIIVDDLGYDLTVVKQLLDLNLDLNYSILPFLPYTEEIAEWLHLVNAEILLHLPMEAKGHPHLNHQPGILLLNMSPLALKTQLKNDIKAVPYIKGVNNHMGSKFTQDTKAMFLVLSEIKKYRLYFVDSFTTPKSVAYKVAKKIGLPTVKADLFLDNNQDILSIKKRLKQLAYLAKTQGSALGICHPYLTTLLVLKEELPQLSKDFEFVTISDFLFNRTTLEK, translated from the coding sequence ATGACCAAAGCTAAAAAGAGAAGGTCAAAGACACGTAAAAAGAAAAAGAAAGAAAATTTCGAAAAATTTTTTCAATTATTAACTTTATCTTTTATTCTTATAGGAATTATTTTTGGTGGATTTGTTTTTTATAAAAAAATTTATAAGCCTTCAAAAATTCCTTCACAAACTGAGCTTGAAGAAGCAATTTTTGCCATAAATCAATTTATTTCTCATTTTTTTTTAAAACTTAAATTAGAAGAAGATCAATGGGAAGAGACAATTGTTTATAAACATTTGAAAGGAATAAAATATCCATTTATTGAAATAAAAGTAAAAAAAACAAAAGATATTTCTTGGCTATACTTAAAGGAAAATTTTATATCTTTGTGTAAACAAAAATATATTAGTTTAAGATTTAATGATTTTTCTCAAAAAAAATGTGAAATTTATATTGCCTATAAGGATATCATTACTCACCATTTAACTTTTTATTCGCCTAAAAAGAAACCATTATTAGCGATCATTGTGGATGATTTAGGCTATGATTTAACAGTTGTAAAACAATTATTAGATTTAAATTTAGACTTAAATTATTCTATCTTGCCTTTTTTACCTTATACTGAAGAAATTGCTGAATGGCTTCATTTAGTTAATGCTGAAATCCTTCTTCATTTGCCTATGGAAGCAAAAGGACATCCACATTTAAATCATCAGCCAGGCATTCTCTTACTTAATATGTCACCTTTAGCTTTAAAGACACAGCTAAAAAATGATATTAAAGCTGTTCCCTATATTAAAGGTGTAAACAACCATATGGGATCAAAATTTACTCAAGACACTAAAGCTATGTTTTTAGTTCTAAGTGAGATTAAAAAATATAGATTGTATTTTGTGGATAGCTTTACTACACCAAAATCTGTAGCTTATAAAGTAGCTAAAAAAATTGGTTTACCTACTGTAAAAGCAGACCTTTTTCTTGACAACAATCAAGACATTTTAAGTATTAAAAAACGTTTAAAACAATTAGCATATCTTGCAAAAACTCAAGGTAGTGCCTTAGGTATTTGCCATCCTTATTTAACCACTCTTCTTGTTTTAAAAGAAGAATTACCACAATTATCCAAAGATTTTGAATTTGTTACTATTTCTGATTTTCTCTTTAATCGAACAACTTTAGAAAAATAA
- a CDS encoding S41 family peptidase gives MKKIFSLFFCLIILFYIKIPVFSQETYDQLKIFTEVLDIIQKSYVETPKSKELIYGAIKGMLNALDPHSSFLTPEEFKELQIETKGEFGGVGIEITIKDGWLTVVSPIEDTPAYQAGIKAGDRIVKIDGKPTKNMTLTEAVKLIRGEKGTKVILTIWRKGFNEPKDFEIIRDIISIKSVKFKTLEKGYGYVRLTSFQENTISELRDALLQLEKENKPLKGIILDLRNNPGGLLDQAVKVADEFLENGLIVYTKGRLKSQQMEFKAQKNQYPHPYPIVVLINEGTASAAEIVAGALQDHRRAILIGRTSFGKGSVQTIIPLEDGSALRLTTALYYTPKGKCIQATGIIPDLEFNNIGPTKEIPKHHILREKDLERHLKGMEEDKEEKKKKPKDFLLDIGLQILKRWDTFTQLQY, from the coding sequence ATGAAGAAAATATTTTCTCTATTTTTTTGTCTTATAATTTTATTTTATATAAAAATTCCTGTCTTTTCGCAGGAAACTTATGATCAGTTGAAGATTTTTACAGAAGTTTTAGATATCATACAAAAAAGTTATGTAGAAACACCGAAGTCAAAAGAATTGATATACGGAGCTATAAAAGGAATGTTAAATGCTTTAGACCCTCATTCTTCTTTTCTCACTCCAGAAGAATTTAAAGAATTACAAATAGAGACAAAGGGTGAGTTTGGAGGAGTTGGGATAGAGATTACAATTAAAGATGGTTGGCTTACAGTTGTTTCTCCAATTGAAGATACACCTGCTTATCAAGCAGGTATTAAAGCAGGTGATCGAATTGTAAAAATAGATGGAAAACCTACAAAAAATATGACTTTAACTGAAGCAGTCAAACTTATACGTGGAGAGAAAGGAACAAAAGTAATATTAACTATTTGGAGAAAGGGCTTTAATGAACCTAAAGATTTTGAAATTATTAGAGATATTATTTCCATTAAAAGTGTGAAATTTAAAACTCTTGAAAAAGGATATGGTTATGTAAGATTGACTAGTTTTCAAGAAAATACCATTTCAGAATTGCGAGATGCCCTTTTACAATTAGAAAAAGAAAATAAACCTTTAAAAGGTATTATTCTCGATTTACGTAATAATCCTGGTGGTCTTTTAGATCAAGCAGTAAAAGTGGCAGATGAATTTTTAGAAAATGGGCTTATTGTCTATACAAAAGGTCGTTTAAAAAGTCAACAGATGGAGTTTAAAGCGCAGAAAAATCAATATCCTCATCCATATCCAATAGTGGTATTGATTAATGAAGGGACTGCTAGTGCTGCTGAGATTGTAGCTGGTGCACTTCAGGATCATAGGCGAGCTATTCTTATTGGTCGTACAAGCTTTGGTAAAGGCTCAGTACAGACAATTATCCCATTGGAAGATGGCTCAGCTTTAAGATTAACTACAGCACTTTATTACACTCCTAAAGGAAAATGCATTCAAGCTACTGGTATTATACCGGATTTGGAGTTTAATAATATAGGACCAACTAAGGAAATACCAAAGCATCATATTCTTAGAGAAAAAGACCTAGAAAGGCATTTAAAAGGTATGGAAGAAGATAAAGAAGAAAAAAAGAAAAAGCCTAAAGATTTTCTATTAGATATTGGTCTTCAGATTTTAAAGAGGTGGGATACTTTTACACAGCTCCAATATTAA
- the tadA gene encoding Flp pilus assembly complex ATPase component TadA, which translates to MPEAIVTEQEFLVDKKKAKRLGDILVEKGLLTPEQLKIALEIQKSTGKLLGEILIDLGFVDQTAISSALSKDIGVQFLSTLENIIPDPEALNAVPHEVALEYKVVPLTLENNVLTVIVSDPFDIIAVDTLRQLTGKVINTIVAPESEIAKAIDLWYAEEEAFDALVKQALNSARTAEIAAEEPPIIKLVNYIIVTGIKKRATDIHIEPEKNTLVIRYRIDGILYVWNLLPKDLQKSIISRIKVMANLDISESRLPQDGRADFFFAGRNIDLRISTYPTAEGENVVLRILDKTKLITQIDGLGFSENQLNIFKRLLRRHYGMILITGPTGSGKTTTLYAALLNLNSTDVNIMTVEDPIEYELPFIRQSQINPKAGFTFARGLRAILRQDPDIILVGEIRDKETLEVAIHAALTGHLILSTLHTNYAVAAISRLLYMGISPYILASSLAGVVSQRLVRKICPYCKSSYRASSKEKEIIKTYLSDKIDLAEEFILFKGKGCDRCHNTGYLGRTIITEIFEVNESVSDAITHQAHEEEINKILKQQGFISMFEDGLYKILDGITTLDELLRVI; encoded by the coding sequence ATGCCTGAAGCCATTGTTACAGAACAAGAATTTTTAGTAGATAAGAAAAAAGCAAAAAGATTAGGAGATATTTTAGTTGAAAAAGGTCTTCTTACACCAGAACAATTAAAAATTGCTCTTGAAATTCAGAAAAGTACAGGTAAATTACTTGGAGAAATTCTCATAGATTTAGGTTTTGTTGATCAAACTGCTATTTCTTCTGCTTTAAGTAAAGATATTGGTGTACAGTTTTTATCCACACTTGAAAATATTATTCCTGATCCAGAGGCTTTAAATGCAGTTCCTCATGAGGTGGCTTTAGAATATAAAGTTGTTCCACTTACTTTAGAAAATAATGTTCTTACAGTAATAGTATCTGACCCTTTTGATATTATAGCTGTTGATACTTTACGTCAATTAACAGGAAAGGTTATCAATACTATTGTAGCACCTGAATCTGAGATTGCCAAGGCAATTGACCTTTGGTATGCTGAAGAAGAAGCATTTGATGCTCTTGTAAAACAAGCCTTAAATTCTGCAAGAACAGCTGAAATTGCTGCAGAAGAACCACCAATAATCAAACTTGTTAACTATATTATTGTTACTGGAATAAAAAAAAGAGCTACAGATATTCATATTGAACCAGAAAAAAATACATTAGTTATTCGTTATCGTATTGATGGTATTCTTTATGTATGGAATCTTTTACCAAAGGATTTGCAAAAAAGTATTATTTCAAGAATTAAGGTAATGGCAAATCTGGATATATCTGAAAGTCGCCTTCCTCAGGATGGGAGAGCGGATTTTTTCTTTGCTGGTAGAAATATAGATTTACGTATTTCTACATACCCAACAGCTGAAGGTGAGAATGTAGTTTTAAGAATTTTAGATAAGACTAAACTTATTACTCAAATAGATGGATTAGGCTTTTCTGAGAATCAGCTTAATATATTCAAACGCCTTTTAAGACGCCACTATGGTATGATTCTTATAACTGGCCCCACTGGTTCTGGTAAGACAACTACTTTATATGCTGCTTTGTTAAATTTAAATTCTACTGATGTAAATATTATGACAGTAGAAGACCCTATTGAATATGAGCTTCCATTTATTCGACAATCACAAATTAATCCAAAGGCTGGATTTACTTTTGCACGTGGATTAAGAGCCATACTTAGACAGGATCCAGATATAATTCTTGTAGGAGAAATCAGGGATAAGGAAACTTTGGAAGTAGCTATTCATGCTGCTCTTACAGGACATCTTATTCTTTCTACATTACATACAAATTATGCTGTGGCTGCTATTTCTCGCTTACTCTATATGGGTATTAGTCCGTATATCCTAGCTTCATCGCTTGCTGGTGTAGTTTCTCAACGTTTAGTAAGGAAGATTTGTCCATATTGCAAAAGCTCTTACCGTGCTTCTTCAAAAGAAAAAGAGATTATTAAAACTTATTTAAGCGATAAAATAGATTTAGCTGAAGAATTCATACTTTTTAAAGGTAAAGGTTGTGACCGATGTCATAATACTGGCTATCTTGGTCGCACTATTATTACTGAGATTTTTGAGGTCAATGAATCAGTTTCTGATGCAATTACTCATCAAGCACATGAAGAAGAGATTAATAAAATTTTAAAACAACAAGGTTTTATTTCTATGTTTGAAGATGGTCTTTATAAAATCCTAGATGGAATTACTACGCTTGATGAGCTTTTAAGAGTAATTTAA